DNA sequence from the Cryptococcus decagattii chromosome 5, complete sequence genome:
CCGGCTGGATGCTTGATAGGCCAGATGGTCTAGAGTTAAGCGATCCTATAAATTCTGCAGGTAGCAAGCACACCGAGTTCACCACCAGCAACATTTCACCCAGGCGAGGAGAAATGCAGGACTCATGTTGGCTGAGAGCCCTTGAATGGCAACTTCCGTATTTGAAAGACACCCGGGATCATTCGGGGATGTACGTACATATTTGCGACCAGCAGAGGTTGAGAGCTATCACTGTGTTCTATCGCCGTAACGTTATTAACGGTAGAAAGGATTTGCGTTGTATGCTTCCGTTCTTGATCGGTCTGGATTGAGCGAAGATGCAAGTTGAcgcgaagaagatgagacaATAAGAGAAGCTTCGGTTGAAAATTACTGAAAGCGGCAAATCAGTGGAAGAGCATGACATGCCGATCAGCTGAGCTGGCTGGAATTCCCCCTGATCTAACCATTGTCTGTCGCCTACCCTCCCGCATCTTTTGAACATTGAATTCCTCAAGCTGCTTGTCAATAGTTATTGCCGGGCCTATATATGGCAGATTGAGCCATTGTTGGACTTCTACGTAGATAAGGTGATGTTACTTGTAGTCAAATGCACATAATATAGCTATGACTGGATAGAGGCTTAGCCTCTCCGTCCGTAGATCTTAGTGAAAGGACGCAATTATTAACGCTTTTTCAGGGTCGGAACATTTACTGCCGCTGAAAGAActggaggaagagtggGGCACTGGCAGTGCGACATGGGGTTATATGTATTTAGAGAAATAGTAGCATATTTTGTAACTCTCCTTGCAGCATGAATATGTTGATACAGATATGTAGATTAGTAGGATGGAAGCGTAATTGAGCAAGATACAGTAAATGCAAGTTAAAACAAGGCTAAAAGAATGCGTGCAAGGGCAGAATAAAAACACCCACCTGTCAAATCTCAAATCGCCCTTGCCATTTGGCGGtctccaccttcttcgcccAGTTCCGATTTCGGACGTTCAACAGGAAAAAACCCATCTTCCGCTATTCAATCTCTTCTATACCTGTTCGACTATAAACAAAAGTGGTAGACGTGCATAGAAGCAAGGCGCGCCGACAAGAGCTCCCCAGCACGCATCCCTCTTTTTGCCAATAATCACTTCCGGCCAACACCATACATTCGCGATAACCTCCGCCCGTCAACTATTAAGCACCCCTTTCCCATTGCGCTATATATCATACTTTACGAGTAGTGGTTTGTCATCCCGGAATCATTTTGAGGGCTCTCGCCGACCGTCACCCTTCCGGTCCACTCGTTCCATATCACAGCAGGCTGCAGAGTGCGCACAGCGGATCTTCACGGCTTATCGCAACGACTATCGGCGCGTTCAGTTGCTATCTCTGAAGCCCAGTCTTCAATTTAGGATTTGGCGGTCGACGAAACTCTAACAGATAGAAAGTGGAGAGAGTGGGTATACGTAGGCTGAGTGAAGGTGGCAGTGTTCGGTGCGTGTCAAGTATCCTGTCTACGATTACAAGTGCTAACGTTGTGAATATGCTTCGTCGCTTTGCTGGTCAATCCCCGCTATATATTCGATGGTGTATCCTGctcttttccccttcctttGACGTCCAACTTAATATTCTCACTACTTTTTCCCTGCCATTTCGCGATCTCTCGCATGCGTGCTATTCAATGTTCTATTCCTAAATTTCACGCTATCTACCTTATTGGACTATCTGATTGCGCGGCGTCAACAGTCGATAAGCTAGCAAGTGGTCTCGAAGAGACTTGTTACGCAAGATTTCGTTTCAGCTGTTGACAGTCTGAGATCTCATTTGACATTGTTTCTGTGTGGAGATACCATCGGGCGCGCACATCAATACTTGACCTTTTACGGCATCACCTTTGTGTTTACCAATTACAGCAATCGCTATCTACTCCATATTTGTATCTCTCGAGTTTCAACAACGCGAGAGTCAAAACACGCAGACATACCCCGAAGAAAAAGGCGAGGGAGGAGAGTGGCCTTCTCATAGGGCACACCGTGAGTGCCATCGTTAATTTCGTTTTCTGTGAGTAACTTACGTTGACTTAATTGCAGCCGTAGTATGGCccttccccatccaccTCAGGCCAATTTTCACGGTCAGCCCCAACCACCATATCATATTCAACAAAATCAGATGATGCCCCAGCATATGCAACAACAGCAGGTTCAACAGGCGGCTCAAATTCAAGCTCAGGcgcaacagcaacagctACAGAACCCACAGCAGTTTCATCAACAATATGGAATGGCAAGACCGGTTGGTATGAATAGCCTTGCATTGAatcaacagcagcaacatGCTCTCCAGCAAGCACAGGCCCGGCAGCAGCAAATTGTTCAGGCTCAAGCGCAAGCTCAGGCTCAGGCTCAAGCGAGAGCTGCCCAATCGGGACAACAACAAGCCAACCAACGTGTCGTTCAGCCATCTCTTCACCATCCATCCCCTTCACCACATATGGGCCACCAGTTCCCACCCGACGTGACGTATTCACATCCCCTTCAACAGGCGCCAGGTAAGCATGTCAGCCAAATGTCTCCTGGTTCCGCGAGAGCTGTCTCTGGAATGCCACAAGCTGTTCAAGTTGACAATGCGGCCCATCCGAAAAACATGACGGGTGGATCCGGGTGGATGCAAAATGCAATGGTCGGTCCTTCACAACACCCCGGTCAACCATCACAAAATCCCCAAGAATCCCAATCCCAACAACCGCAACCCAtctctcatcaacatcaactCCAACCATCTCATTTACCACATTCAACGCCCactcctcaacctcaaccgCCTCCGCAAATACTTGGTCAGCCTCAAGGCCCGGGGCCTGGTGCCATACCAGGACACAGTCCAGCGATGCATGGTCCAGGCCAACGGATGGCGCAACAGATGGGACATACACAGCAGATGGAACAGGCAGAGTATGGGATAGGGATGTCAATGGGCGCAACAATGTCGCGAGGAGCTAACTCAAGCCAAGAGCCTGTGAGATGGGATGCGGATCATGCGtaccttcctctttttttctcttcgTGGTAATGGCTTTGCTAATGTCAATCTCAGTTTGAAAGCCTACATACATGATTACCTGATGAAACATGGGTTCCCAGGGACTGCTGCTCAGTTCAGCGTGGAAGCGGGCCTGAATGATGGGGGAATCCCTGTCAATGCCAGGGAAGGTGTTTTATATGAGTTAGTAATCGTTTGAAGGGCACCTTTCACATCTCTGACTTGGCGTGTAGATGGTGGAATATTTTCCTGGAACTGTTTAGCGTTGGGAGAGGCGTACAAGCCGTCATACAACCAAGTTACTACACCGAGGCAAGTCAATTGAAGTCGTTGATGGAGGTATATCTGACGAGGTCGTGACTAGTGCATGACAAGGATGCGCTCACTCCGGCAACATCAGATGATTAACAATGTCACGTACACGCCGCAAAACGTACAAACTGTTGCGAGTCAACCTCCACAGCCTGCCTTCACTTCTCAGCAAATTATGGCTCTTCGACAGCAAGCTCAAGCAATGGGTCTGTCTCCCCAGCAGGCGAATCAGTACGTTCAACAGCAGGTGCAACAGATACAACAACAgcatcagcatcagcaacagcaagaacagcaacagcaacagcaacagcaacatcaacatcaacaacaacaacaacaacaacagcaacaacaacaacaacagcagcagcagcagcagcaacggcaacaacaacagcaacaacaacaacagcagcaacaacaacaacagcagcaacaacaacaacagcagcaacagccCCAACAGCCCCAACAGCCccaacagcagcaacagccccaacagcagcaacagaagcagcaacagcagcagcagcagcagcaacatCCCCAACAGCAACATCAGCcccagcagcagcaacaacaacatGCAATGatgcagcaacaacagcaacaacgaTTCCAGTTTGCGCCCACCAGCTCGCCTGCAATTTCTGGAAGACCTGTTTCCCGACAAGGTCAACAAAGTCAGCCGACCATGTATCAACCCCAACCGCAAATGGCGCTCCAACCGCCTGCTGTTGTTCGTACCTCAAGCCATTCCCCCATCAATCCTTCACCACACATGGCGCAGCAACCTCATCCGGGTGTGATGTCCTCTCCTAACCAGCCCATGCGGCCACCTATCAGTGGTCTTATGGCGAATGGTCAGATGCGGATACCGTCTTCCGGACCTCCACCGGGTACAATGCGTGGGCAGTCTCAGCCGCAGCCTCAAGGCCATGCCCAGGGATACGTTGACTCATCACAAACTTCCACTACCGTACCTAGTCCGGCCCAGGGCCATCAAGcacatcctcatcaaccTCAACCTGGACAAACGCAACATTCGCATCAACAAGTGCAACACTCTAATCCTCAGCACATGCCTCAACCTCAGCATCCGCACATGACACCGACTCTGCAGCAACAACACATCCTTCAAAACCAATCGTCCAGTGTGCAAACTCCTCAGCAACGTGCCCAACAATCTCTGGCCGAAATGCATGCTCAAGCCCACGTTCAGGCGCAAGctcaacaacagcaacaatTGCTTCAAGCTCAGCAACAAGCTCAAGCCCAAGCTCAAGCCGCTCAGCAGAGAGAACAAGCTATTCAAGCTCAACAACAGCATATACAGGCGGTGAACAGCCAGATGTGGGACGGGCTGGGACTCGGGCATGTCAATCATGGTGTCATGAGCTATAGTGCTCAGAGTCTGGGGCTGGGTGGGAAGGATCCACAGTCAAtgggggaggaggaaaaggtaAGCCACATCGCATTGTTGATATTGTACTTGAAGGACAGCAGATAATGGTTTGATAGCAACGCTTGATACACACGTATAAGTTAACTCTTCAAGAGAACCAGCGGAGAGCTATGATGGGTGCTCAGCAGTCTCAACAGCAAACGCCGCAGATACAACATCAAGGCCAGGGAGGTCCTGGACAGCTGCTGCAGAATCAAAATCAGCAATACATAATGATGCCGCATCAACAGTCTATGCACCCACAAGGACATCCAGGCATGCGGTGAGTAAACATCATCGACTTTAGTGACGCACTAGCTGACTAAGATGCTGTGTAGACCCAACGGTACTGTGGCTCGCAACCAGTCTTATGAACTTTCTCAACAGCCGCAACCTCAGGAGGAAATTAAGGCTTCGTCTACATCCGGCTCATTGAATCAGTCCACAAATAACTCCACTTCGGCATCTCAATCTGCTTCGACTCCTACAACATCTACTGCGAACAAGCCCTCACCGCCAGAAAGGAAGCgcaagaggaagaactcggagaaggagaacaaGCCGTCGAGCCCATTTGGGATGGCCCAATTTGGACAAGGGCAACCGGGTCAGGGACAAGGGCAGGGACGACAAGGCCCAAATGCGGGAGCAGCGGGACCTGTAACACCCGGGCTTAATGTTACCAGTGATCCCGTAAGTTTCATGCGAACTTCCACATATACAGAAAGGAGTGGAAACTGAAAGCCTCGGACATAGATGCGTTCAATACCTGGCACAGCGCCGCCGCCCCCTGTTTCAGCCTCACCGCGCAATCCTACAAAACGTGAGAGGCGGAATCAAGCTAAAGAGATGTTACCCCCACGCACCACGACGCCAAAACCAGCTTCTAGTGGTACTGCAGTTGCGGACAATGATGCACGAGATACGAAAGAGCGGAAGGAGACGGCTGGACGAGGGGGAAAGGTCAATAGGACACCGAAAATGCCCAAGGAGGAATTACTTGTGAGTGGGATTAACAAATTTTGTGTTTCACGCTGACGTTTTGACAGCGGGAGGTCCCCACACCTAAATCATTGAATCTATCTCCTAACGGCAATGTAATAACTCTTACGGACGCTAATCCCAATTCCACATCCACTCACGGCTTCACCCCTTCTCCCCCATCGGCATCAACCTCTACCCCTGCGAATGGCGCACTATCACTGTCTTCTACAACACCTGCTAGTGGTCAACTGTCTCTTCCCAACGACCTGTCCATGTCTCACATAGACTTTAGCATGGGCCTAAGTAGTATGGGTTTAGGTGGCATGGGAATGGAGTTCGCCATGGGAATGGGCCTCGGTGCGCTTGGTGGGATAAACGACAACAATCATCAAGGAATAGGAAACAATAATGGTGGTGCTGGAGGTAACATCGGACTTGAGGGTAGCCAAGGCGGGGATGCCAACGCTGGGACTGATTTGGATGCGTTGGCAGGCATAGGACAAGATTTCGATTTTGGCTTGTACCTCGCCACCctggatgaggaaggtgaCAATGGAGGGAGCAACGGAGGCAATGGTGGGAATGGGGAGGTGATCGTATGATTGCCAATGGCATGGGATAGAGGGCGcgagggaaagagaaacaTCATCTTGGTAATATCGCATTCTGTTCGTCAGCAAGTTATAATACCTTGGGGAAGTTCAGGAACCGTCTGTGGATAAAGATCCGCTGCCGCCTCTCATGATCATCTACCATGATCGTCACTCTTTTGTCTTTCTGTCTGTCTTTTTTCTCTCGGCTCTTCATCAGTCACTAGTCTTTCCATATACCCATCTATCTTTCGTGTattttttgtctttttttcATCAATGGTAATGATCTCTCTTTATCAGGTGTTTTCGGTCAATATTCAATATATAATGATATTCTTTTTACTTTTGCAGCCGTACAGCTGAGAAATAGATGTGCTGTCTTTGACATAGCTTATGCACAATGTTTACAATACCTGGTATACTTTGCATACACACCACGAGCTGTTTGATCTGATCTTGATACATAATGCTTATGTCACTGAGTAACATCGCCATCTGCCAGCTGATCATAAGTTTGCAATGGCAACCAATGTTCTTCCAGGGCATGGTATAGCCGCAATCTATATATGACCGTCGCGATCACATGCTTCTACGGTAGCggaagaaaatgatgaGATGGGACGCAAGAGATATCTCGGGTAATTAATCCTAACATCATTATCTCGAGTTTAGCCAGAACTTGTACTTCCTTCGTGACCGGATCTTCCGGTCTGTTGTCCATATAAATTGACGTCCAAACCATTCATTGAATTGTCACCAttcatccatttccattCACTACTCACTACCAACTTTGCTTTCCAGCACAATCATCAACATGCCCGCTGCCAGACTCCGACTCGAAAACAAGGTGGATCTGTTTTGCTCACCTTCATATGCGAATCCAGCTGATCAAACACCAAATAGGTTGCCATCATCACTGGTGCCGGCTCGTACGTTCCACACGAATGGACATTAAACGATAATATACCAACCGTACTGACTATTTATGAAATAACAGCGGTATTGGTCTTGAGACTGCTCTCCAGTTTGCCGCTGAGGGCGCCCGACTCATCATCTCTGATATCAACCTCGCCAATGTCGAGGCTGCTGCCCAGCTCATCAACACCCATTTCCCAGAATGCGGTGCTGTCGCCATCAAATGTGATGTGAGTAAGGAGCAGGAGGTGAAGGCCATGGTCGATAAGGCCGTGGAGGTGTTTGGAAGGTTGGATGTGCTCGTGAGTGATTATTCCGCTCTTATCAACGGTACCATCAAAAATATGGTTGAGCCTTTTATATTGGAGTCTGACCCAAATCACGAGAAATAGTTCAACAACGCCGGCATCATGCACCCCGCTGATGACAACGCCATCAATACCGAGGAGAAGATCTGGGACCTCACTCAGAATATCAATGTCAAGGGTGTCTGGTTTGGATGCAAGTATGCTATCTTGGCCATGAAGAAGGTGCGCacctcttttctttttattTGGAGTACAAATTGGATATACTGACAAAAGTTATGTAGAACAAGCCCGATCCTTCTAAGGGCCTTGGTATTGGCGGATCTATTATCAACGTTGCTTCCTTCGTCGCTATCATGGGTGCCGCCACGCCTCAACTTGCCTGTAcgtttcttcttccctttcacTTCCCTTTTTCCTAAGTTGGAGCTGATTTCGTGGATACAGACACCGCATCGAAAGGTGCCGTCCTCGCTATGACTCGTGAACTCGCAATGGTCCACGCTCGCGAAGGTATCCGATTTAACTCTCTCTGTCCTGGTCCTATCCGAACCCCTCTCTTAATGGACTTCCTCAACACTCCCGAAAAATTGAACAGGCGAATGGTGCATGTACCCATGGGCAGGTTTGGTGAGGCTGTGGAACAGGCCAAGGCTGTTGTGTTCCGTATGTAGTCATCTCCGTCTACTCAAGGAATGATCAAAGGCTGACTGCAGTTGTAGTGGCTTCCGATGACTCTTCGTTCATTAACGGTACCGACTTCTTGGTAGACGGTGGTCTTCACAAGTGTTACGTCGTGAGTATCACGTTTCCTACCCAGTATTTGGAACGATGTTAATCATGAATGAAATGCATAGACTCCCGAGGGCGAGTCTGCCCAGCCTGGCCCCACCGGATTGCTTGCGACCTTCTCCAAGGCATCTTAAGCAAATTATACACAGAAAAGCAAACAATGGGCGCGCAGATCGATAGTATAGAAGATGTTTGTAATAATACTCGCATGAAGCTACTCGAAAATGTCCTAGCTCACGCCATTTCAAGTGCAGAGCTTCAAGTGCAGAACGTAGGGCCGAGACAAATCCTTATGACATTTACTGATCATAAAACAATGCATAAGTTCGAAATCATGCCGAGTTAAAACATCATCTTTATTAAATCCATGCCCTAAATGATAGTCATGTTAAGATTGTCTAAATGCTATACTGATGAAAATGGGTGATCAGTTTATTACAACTTCAAATCCAATGAATCAATCcctttctccctttctcGCCAATCTCATCGCTTCCTACGTAAAACCTCTGCAATGCCTTTGGCAATTCCAATCCCTTATAGACCACCTGCTCAGCATCACCTTCGCCAGCCTTTTCGTACTTCAGCCCGTTCTCTATTAACGCCACGAGTAGTCTGGGTATGGCAGCAGCTGTACCATTTAGTGTGTGTGCAAACGGCAATGGACCCGAAGGAGGGTCAATGGCGTGGGTAGGTGAAGTGGGTCGGGGGCGATAAGTGATGGATAGTCGACGAGATTGATAATCTGTGCAGTTAGATGTGGAACTGATCTATCCATAAACTTTAGCTAAAAAGAACCGTCACAAGAGGAATTTAAAAGGATGATCGTACCTCGCCCCATTTCCCTCGACCCGGCATCCATGCTTCCATATCATACTTTCTATGCGCACTAGCTCCGAGTTCTTCCGTCGGCATATCTAGCACCCTGAGGAAATGATAAGCAAAACCATTTTAAGGATTGGTGAAAAAAACAAGCTTGAGACGCACCTCACGCTCAACCCCAAGCCCTGCACAATTTCCTTCTGTACtcccctcatctcctccatcaccgactcactctcttcttcgctaCTTACAACAAACAACTCAATTTTCGTGAACTGATGCACCCTATACAAACCCCTAGTATCTGCGCCTCTTGCGCCCGCTTCAGCTCGGAAGGCTCGGCCGACACCGACAACCCGTTGAGGGAGGTCTTCTTCGGGTATAATCATGTCTGCAAACATCCCTGCCAACGGAATCTCGGATGTACCCGCAAGGCAGAGTGACGGAGCTGAATTCGAGGTGGGTTCGAGGTGGTACGTCTGGGACGCAGCGGCGTTTGTCGCTTGATCGCGGGGCTGGAAACCGCATCGCCAGGCGATATCAGTCTTGACCACATCAGGCGGTATGACGGGTACGAATCCATGTTTGGTAGCGATGCTTAGTGCATAACTGATCAATGCTTGTTCAAGGAGAGCGAGGGAACCTCGCAGGTAAGGCCATGATGAGCCCGTGGTTTTGGCGGAAGCCGAAGTATCAAGCAGGGAGAAGTATTGGGCGAAAGCGACATGGTCTCTTGCCGGATCGGAGGCTATGAGTGTAGGACCAAACGTTTCGAGTGTGCGGGCGTTTTCTTCGGGGCCAATAGGTGCGGAAGGGTGGGAGAagttgggaagagaaagtgCGAGATCCAGAAGGGACGATTCGGTTGTTGATAACGATACTTCATAATCTTTAATCAACGATTTAAGCTCTTTAGCTTGtttctttgctttttcgGCTCCGGGACCTTTTGATTTCCTGATCGAATTACCAACTTCCTTCTGACGAGCTCTAGTAACGTTAAGCTTTTGAAGGAGTTCTCGCTGTGTATCTCGCAGGGACGATAGGTCGGATAGATGATTGCCTGACAGTGGGAATGCTCGCAGTTGGGCGTTTTCGAGCGTTGACGGTGGGTCTGAAAGGAGTTTAGTATAGTCTAAACGGGGTTTGGGGAGTGTTGTCTGGGCAAAAATAGGTGCGAAGAGAGGTGGATGTGTGGTTAATCCCCTCGCTGAGTGGGTGAGCTAACGTCGGTGGATAGAGGAGTTGAAGGCTTACCAGAGATAGCAACTTGTTTCATTCGATATGCTCCCCTCGCTGTGGTGTACATTTCTGATAATAGTAAACAGATTAACAAATTGAGTATAGTTACGTAGTTATGCATGTGACGAACGAATATCTGTAATCCGAGATTTGTTGATCTTCGCAAAAAAAAGTGGTGACATACAAAGGTCATCGCCGCTATAAAAAGCCAGGCAAAGTAAATAAGCCCGCGCAGTTAATAATGTTTCTTTCACAACAGGCAGGGATTGAACGAGTGCGTATGCAAAATAGGATGTAGACAAGAAAAAGCAAGATGGAGAGTCGAAAGGATAGACGACGAAAAGTAGAAGAGCACTAGTGAACTTCTAGaacaaaaaaaagaggGCCCAGGACAAATCAGCGCACTAAACGACTGCAACAGAGAGGAGCAGAATTGCGAAGCAAGACATAACAACAAGAAGGCCCGACCGGTAGGAAGTCAAGCCCAAGTCTGTAAGGAAAATGTTTGGAGCTACGCTTCTCTCCGCCGGGAAAACAAAGATATATGTAAAACCAAAGATGACAGAGTTGAGTGGAGAAAGATGTCAGGGAAGGCAGTAGTGGGATACTTCAAGGAaattgaagaggatgatatGATTGCACGTGCAGTGTAAGTATTAACAGGTTGTCCGACTGTTCGGGGAACGGAAGAGAGATTCGCATCTAACAACTGACATGGCATTCAACAGggagaaagatgaagatgttgTCTTTTCCCAGGGATATTTTTTGGGGTAGGGCGGAAGGATCAAAagtggtgaagatgagtgCGCTAAAAGTGAGTCGAAAGTGGAAGGGAACGGAAGCAAGCGCGCGGAACGATGTCAAGACCAACCAGGAAGGTGACAGGCGCCTATTACTTTTAGGGTGACAGTACGCCTAAATCGGAGTTCACGGCAGATTTGGGAAATCGCGGTTTGGACGATTGAGGTATGCATGTACTGCATAGCAATCCGGGATGTTGGCGGAAGAGGCGGGAGTCCTCTGCTTTCCGGCACTGCTTTAGTTGACAAGAGCTGACGACTACCCACTTGCATGGGAATTCGTAACTGAAGAAACGGAGATCTGCGGAACCAAAATTTAATTAGGGAATTGCCCGCGGGGAAGACAGTTGATGAGAGACGGCGATCTTTTGCCCAGTCTTTTTCCGAGAGATCTCAGATCTGCCTCTGCGAGTGATTTCATTTTCTTGTTCCTCCACTCCTCAAAAACAATCTTTCAACTATCaacttctccttccccaaCAATGTGgcctttccctctctctgTCCAGCCAGACTATCACAACAACATGCCACAAGCACAACCCCCGCTACCACAGCACCACCACTCCCAGACCCGCCACCATCACAGCCCGGCTTCAAGACAAGACCAGCGACCAGAAGTCACTGACCAGGGGCACTATGACTACTCGTACCTGTTCAGGCCCGATCAACACCATTCATACGATCCCAACAATGCGGTTGGCAATGTTGGTGCTAACCAGCCAGAATCGAATGCACGGACGGGTGCAGCGCCACCCTCAACTCCGTGGAATGCCGGTGGTCCGTATGCTACTACATCGGGAGCTGATACCTCTTGGGATTGGTATGCGCGACAGCAAAGTCAAAGATCGGGTCAACAGCAACAAAGAGATCAGCATTCACAGATGGGTTATGCTCAAGGACGTTTGACTGGGTCATTTGGATGGCCAGAGAGTAGAGATGGGTATGGTCACCCGTTCTATGGCACTTATGCCggtgtgaagaaggaggacgaaaaagatggagaacGGAGTGCGAAGAAGCCAAGAGTGGATGCACCTGTTAACGTCGAGAATGAATTAGCACAGGCGAGTCGTCTCAGAAGCATGCTCAGGCAAAGCTAACCATTGAACAGCTTGGAATGCACT
Encoded proteins:
- a CDS encoding serine-tRNA ligase, whose product is MYTTARGAYRMKQVAISARGLTTHPPLFAPIFAQTTLPKPRLDYTKLLSDPPSTLENAQLRAFPLSGNHLSDLSSLRDTQRELLQKLNVTRARQKEVGNSIRKSKGPGAEKAKKQAKELKSLIKDYEVSLSTTESSLLDLALSLPNFSHPSAPIGPEENARTLETFGPTLIASDPARDHVAFAQYFSLLDTSASAKTTGSSWPYLRGSLALLEQALISYALSIATKHGFVPVIPPDVVKTDIAWRCGFQPRDQATNAAASQTYHLEPTSNSAPSLCLAGTSEIPLAGMFADMIIPEEDLPQRVVGVGRAFRAEAGARGADTRGLYRVHQFTKIELFVVSSEEESESVMEEMRGVQKEIVQGLGLSVRVLDMPTEELGASAHRKYDMEAWMPGRGKWGEISSTSNCTDYQSRRLSITYRPRPTSPTHAIDPPSGPLPFAHTLNGTAAAIPRLLVALIENGLKYEKAGEGDAEQVVYKGLELPKALQRFYVGSDEIGEKGRKGLIHWI